ACATCGCGCGCTCCACCGCCGGCGTCACGCTCGGTACCGGGGAGGGCGGCAACGCCTTCGGCGACCGCTTCTTCATCCGCGGCTTCGATGCCCGCAACGACGTGTTCATCGACGGCATCCGCGATCCCGCGATCTCGATCCGCGAGAATTTCTTCACCGAGCAGGTCGAGATCCTGCGCGGCCCGGCCTCGACCATGGCCGGCCGCGGCACCGCCGGCGGCGCCATCAACATCGTCACCAAGCAGGCCACCACCGCCGGCAATTTCACCAAGGCCGAGACCACCTTCGGCACCGACGCCACCAAGCGCGTCACCGTCGACGTCAACCAGGTGATCAGCCCGACGCTCGCGGTGCGGTTCGACGGCCTGTATCAGAAGGCCAATGTCGCCGGGCGCAACTACGTCTATGACGACCGCTGGGGCACGCTCGCCGCGGTGAAGTGGACGCCGACCGACGCCGTCAAGGTCACCGCCAACTACGTCCACACCGATCTCGACGGCCTGCCGGATTTCGGCGTGCCCTACAACACCACGCTGCGGAAGCCTTCGACCAGCGTCAACGTTCCGCGCGACACCTATTACGGCTTCATCAATCGCGACTTCCAGAAGGCGCAGCAGGATTTCGGCACCGTGATCGGCGAGTTCGCCATCACCCCCGATCTGACGCTGAGCAATCGTTCGCGCGCCGGCCGTTCGGTGCTCGACTACATCGGCACACTGCCGAGCAATCCGACCGCGACCACCGTGCAGCTCGCCTCGCAGAGTCGCTATCAGGTCACCAACGTGCTCGCCAACCAGACCGACCTGACCTACAAATTCGACACCGGTCCGGTGAAACACGCGCTGATCGGCGGCGCCGAAATCTCGCGCGAGAGCGTGATGCGCGACACCTATGCGGGGCTGACCTCGGAACTGACCGGGTTCCAGACCGGCGGCCGCATCACCGTGCCGCTGCTGTCGCCGCCGAACGAGTTCGAGTTCGCCAGCACGCCGCAGCGCGCCTACAACCCGACCTTCATCACCGTCGACACCAAGTCCGCTTACCTGATCGAAACCGCGAACTGGAACGATTTCGTCATCCTCAACGGCGGGGTGCGCTACGATGACTACAGCATCACCGGCCACACCGCGAGCACATCGACCGGCGTGCAGTCCGGGATGTGGAACTACAATGTCGGCGGCGTGGTCAAGCCGCTGCCTTACGCCAGCCTCTACGCCGCCTACGCCACCTCGAGCAATCCGGTCGGCGCCGAACTCGACGCTTCGGGCACCGCCTATGGCGGCCTCGTGGTCAACAACACCACCTTCCAGGCGCTGTCGCCCGAATTGAACAAGGCGGCGGAGGTCGGCACCAAATGGGAACTGTTCGATCGGCACCTGCTGGTGACCGGGGCGCTGTTCCAGACCGAGAAATCGAACGCGCGCGAGACCCAGGGCAGCACCATCCTGTCCACCGGCGTCTATCGCGTGCGCGGCATCGACCTCGGCGTCTCCGGCAAGCTGACCGAGCGCTGGAGCGTG
The DNA window shown above is from Rhodopseudomonas palustris HaA2 and carries:
- a CDS encoding TonB-dependent receptor is translated as MNGAKAPRSLRAEASIRTFNDELDNHYGRKVSAVAGMIAVASIGGAEAQQSSLPAVTVDAPVARPRPAAKPTPDQVRARTALRRAARRAQPAQVAPVPFPNAGALSADRNPYADADAPYKVDRLSGTKFTEPLLNTPRTVTVLSKEILEDKNATSLRDIARSTAGVTLGTGEGGNAFGDRFFIRGFDARNDVFIDGIRDPAISIRENFFTEQVEILRGPASTMAGRGTAGGAINIVTKQATTAGNFTKAETTFGTDATKRVTVDVNQVISPTLAVRFDGLYQKANVAGRNYVYDDRWGTLAAVKWTPTDAVKVTANYVHTDLDGLPDFGVPYNTTLRKPSTSVNVPRDTYYGFINRDFQKAQQDFGTVIGEFAITPDLTLSNRSRAGRSVLDYIGTLPSNPTATTVQLASQSRYQVTNVLANQTDLTYKFDTGPVKHALIGGAEISRESVMRDTYAGLTSELTGFQTGGRITVPLLSPPNEFEFASTPQRAYNPTFITVDTKSAYLIETANWNDFVILNGGVRYDDYSITGHTASTSTGVQSGMWNYNVGGVVKPLPYASLYAAYATSSNPVGAELDASGTAYGGLVVNNTTFQALSPELNKAAEVGTKWELFDRHLLVTGALFQTEKSNARETQGSTILSTGVYRVRGIDLGVSGKLTERWSVFGGLVLMESEVLQSIDPTQVGAKLANIAHQSFNVLTKYRIGEQWEVGGQATYASKIYGGTFGAINGNVLPEHWRFDSFVEFKVDKHLTAKLSVNNIFNTTYYDAFYRSNSPFVFIAPGRSVWLSLRAAL